The Frondihabitans australicus genome includes a region encoding these proteins:
- a CDS encoding helix-turn-helix domain-containing protein: protein MSETSGTGRWRVSPRQVDILVLLSQGDAYKAIARKLNLSPATVAYHVGRMQQAVQARSVPALIARAFLLGVLTAELLPMLGVDDLPLDGT, encoded by the coding sequence GTGAGCGAGACCTCTGGCACGGGCCGCTGGCGAGTGTCGCCGCGCCAGGTCGACATTCTCGTGCTGCTGTCGCAGGGCGACGCGTACAAGGCGATCGCGCGGAAACTGAACCTGAGCCCGGCGACGGTCGCCTACCACGTCGGCAGGATGCAGCAGGCCGTGCAGGCGAGGAGCGTCCCGGCCCTCATCGCGCGCGCCTTCCTGCTCGGGGTGCTCACCGCGGAGCTCCTGCCGATGCTCGGCGTCGACGACCTGCCCCTCGACGGCACCTAG
- a CDS encoding SDR family NAD(P)-dependent oxidoreductase: MTSLTHATVLVTGASGGLGKALVRAALDRGADRVYAASRTNTEWHDDRVVSLHVDLADAESVELLAAQTRDATVLVNNAAVFPRGDLLTADWDVVENTLETNLTGPLRLTRALAPSLRAAHGALVNINSVLSWLAVGKAHSVSKAGAWMATNALRLEFAPDGVQVLGVYPGPIDTPMQPGDDRSGMADPADVAAAIYDAVEAGDDELVYGPTAEKVHGALAAPVTALYPALASR, from the coding sequence ATGACCAGCCTCACCCACGCCACCGTCCTCGTCACCGGAGCCTCGGGAGGCCTCGGCAAGGCGCTCGTCCGGGCCGCCCTCGACCGCGGCGCCGACCGCGTCTACGCCGCATCACGAACGAATACCGAGTGGCACGACGATCGCGTCGTTTCGCTCCATGTAGACCTCGCGGACGCCGAGTCCGTCGAACTCCTCGCCGCTCAGACCCGCGACGCCACCGTGCTCGTCAACAACGCCGCCGTGTTCCCCCGCGGCGACCTGCTCACGGCCGACTGGGACGTCGTCGAGAACACCCTCGAGACGAACCTCACGGGCCCGCTCCGCCTGACGAGAGCTCTCGCCCCGTCGCTGCGCGCGGCGCACGGCGCCCTGGTGAACATCAACTCGGTGCTCAGCTGGCTCGCCGTCGGCAAGGCGCACAGCGTCTCGAAGGCAGGAGCGTGGATGGCGACCAACGCGCTCCGGCTCGAGTTCGCGCCCGACGGCGTCCAGGTCCTCGGCGTCTACCCGGGCCCGATCGACACACCGATGCAGCCGGGCGACGACCGCTCCGGCATGGCCGACCCCGCCGACGTCGCGGCCGCGATCTACGACGCGGTCGAGGCGGGCGACGACGAGCTCGTCTACGGCCCGACGGCGGAGAAGGTGCACGGCGCTCTGGCTGCTCCTGTGACCGCCCTCTACCCGGCGCTCGCGTCCCGGTAG
- a CDS encoding MFS transporter: MRTSRWPFVPRMVGFVGISTAMIMILVAAGSPTPLLPIYEHEWGFPSWMLTLAFGVYAIALLVAILVIGSLSDHVGRRPLMIGALALELIAMGMFVEAHSIGGLIAARIVQGIATGAASSTLSASVVELAPERHKKTGALMAGLAPLAGLGIGSLFAGIIAQTVANAAPVIWTVLIVVMALATVFAIFTPETSTRKKGALRSLIPSVSLPKQVRRLFFSTLPGTIGAFMTMALFLGLLPALLAGLFAVTSPIVGALAAFVMFGVGTLVSAATLGAKPHRLRILGAASMTVGAILFIAAIGAHALPLVWTAAVFGGAGLGANFSGTTRGLVPEVKPHERAALFSTIYLVAYLSMGVSAIIAGAFVAAIGATTMALLFGAVLGIFALIGIITTAGHLRASRA; this comes from the coding sequence GTGCGCACGTCGCGCTGGCCGTTCGTGCCCCGCATGGTCGGGTTCGTCGGCATCTCGACGGCCATGATCATGATCCTGGTCGCCGCAGGATCGCCCACTCCCCTGCTGCCGATCTACGAGCACGAGTGGGGCTTCCCGTCGTGGATGCTCACCCTCGCGTTCGGCGTCTACGCGATCGCCCTGCTCGTCGCGATCCTCGTGATCGGCTCGCTCTCCGACCATGTCGGGCGCCGCCCGCTGATGATCGGCGCGCTCGCCCTCGAGCTCATCGCGATGGGCATGTTCGTCGAGGCACACTCGATCGGCGGTCTCATCGCCGCCCGCATCGTGCAGGGAATCGCGACCGGCGCCGCGTCCAGCACCCTCAGCGCCTCCGTCGTCGAGCTGGCCCCCGAGAGGCACAAGAAGACAGGAGCCCTGATGGCCGGGTTGGCCCCGCTGGCGGGCCTCGGCATCGGCTCCCTGTTCGCCGGGATCATCGCGCAGACCGTGGCGAACGCCGCCCCCGTCATCTGGACCGTGCTGATCGTCGTGATGGCCCTGGCGACCGTGTTCGCGATCTTCACGCCGGAGACCTCGACACGAAAGAAGGGAGCGCTGCGGTCGCTGATCCCGAGCGTCTCGCTGCCGAAGCAGGTGAGGCGCCTGTTCTTCTCGACTCTGCCGGGCACGATCGGCGCGTTCATGACCATGGCGCTGTTCCTCGGGCTCCTGCCCGCGCTCCTCGCAGGCCTCTTCGCCGTGACCAGCCCGATCGTCGGCGCCTTGGCGGCGTTCGTGATGTTCGGCGTCGGCACGCTCGTGTCGGCCGCGACGCTGGGCGCGAAGCCGCACCGGCTCCGGATCCTGGGCGCTGCGTCGATGACCGTCGGAGCGATCCTCTTCATCGCGGCCATCGGCGCGCACGCCCTCCCACTCGTCTGGACGGCCGCGGTGTTCGGCGGCGCAGGTCTGGGTGCGAACTTCTCCGGCACCACGCGCGGCCTCGTTCCCGAGGTGAAGCCGCACGAGCGCGCTGCCCTCTTCTCGACGATCTACCTCGTCGCCTACCTGTCGATGGGAGTGTCCGCGATCATCGCCGGCGCGTTCGTCGCGGCAATCGGCGCGACGACCATGGCGCTGCTCTTCGGCGCTGTCCTCGGCATCTTCGCCCTGATCGGCATCATCACGACGGCCGGCCACCTGCGCGCATCCCGCGCCTGA
- a CDS encoding winged helix-turn-helix transcriptional regulator — protein sequence MALGTNYKMDDCAVALTLDVVGERWTLLIVSYLFFGLRRYSDIIKRLKMSPAVLTQRLNGLIENDLVARVPGPGAHDEYELTAKGETLWPIVSGLVQWGNGTFLEPEQRHEFTHRACGTDLDAAGYCPTCRIVPAARQIDRQPRAVDCAPAADARPEAEPRPLLQAARTA from the coding sequence ATGGCCCTCGGCACGAACTACAAGATGGACGACTGCGCCGTCGCACTCACCCTCGACGTGGTGGGCGAGCGCTGGACGCTCCTCATCGTCAGCTACCTCTTCTTCGGCCTGCGCCGGTACAGCGACATCATCAAGCGCCTCAAGATGTCACCCGCGGTGCTGACTCAGCGTCTCAACGGGCTGATCGAGAACGACCTGGTCGCACGGGTCCCCGGCCCCGGCGCGCACGACGAGTACGAGCTGACCGCCAAGGGCGAGACGCTCTGGCCGATCGTGTCGGGTCTCGTCCAGTGGGGCAACGGCACCTTCCTCGAGCCCGAGCAGCGACACGAGTTCACGCACCGCGCCTGCGGCACCGACCTCGATGCCGCGGGCTACTGCCCCACCTGCAGGATCGTGCCCGCCGCCCGGCAGATCGATCGACAGCCCCGTGCCGTCGACTGCGCCCCCGCGGCCGACGCCCGACCGGAAGCCGAGCCGCGGCCCCTGCTCCAGGCGGCGCGAACCGCCTAG